A genomic window from Sphingobacterium sp. BN32 includes:
- a CDS encoding enoyl-CoA hydratase/isomerase family protein, translating to MHSYLKTQVTDHICYIQLDRGRSNAMHLEMIEELSATIQQQQDDPSIEAIVLQGKEGFFTSGLDLITLFQYDQQQIRTFWEKFIDLLHQLAAFSKPSIAAITGHSPAGGCVLAICCDYRVMAEGEFIIGLNEVPVGIIVPSSIFELYSFWIGKANAHRFLLEGKLLSPQAALEVGLLDEVVPFERIQTAAGRKAKHYMQFDKNAWGATKMNIRKGLLKNIAQTKEEAIEQVLKQWWAPSTRSILKTIIDNLTKK from the coding sequence ATGCATTCATACCTGAAGACACAAGTAACAGACCATATCTGTTATATCCAATTAGATCGTGGCAGATCAAATGCTATGCATCTTGAAATGATTGAAGAACTCTCTGCGACGATTCAGCAACAGCAAGATGACCCTAGCATAGAAGCAATTGTCCTACAAGGGAAAGAAGGATTCTTCACTTCTGGACTCGACTTAATAACCCTTTTTCAATACGATCAACAACAAATCCGTACATTCTGGGAAAAGTTCATAGACCTGTTGCATCAGCTTGCAGCGTTCTCAAAACCTAGCATCGCTGCCATCACTGGGCACAGTCCTGCCGGAGGTTGCGTGCTTGCTATTTGTTGTGATTACCGCGTTATGGCGGAAGGCGAATTCATTATCGGTTTAAACGAAGTTCCTGTTGGCATTATCGTGCCTTCCAGCATCTTTGAACTCTATAGTTTTTGGATCGGCAAAGCCAATGCCCATCGATTCCTTTTAGAAGGGAAGCTGTTATCTCCACAGGCTGCACTGGAAGTTGGATTGCTCGACGAGGTTGTCCCTTTCGAACGCATCCAAACCGCAGCAGGAAGAAAAGCAAAACACTATATGCAATTTGATAAAAACGCATGGGGTGCAACCAAGATGAATATACGCAAAGGCCTTTTGAAAAACATTGCACAAACAAAAGAAGAAGCGATTGAACAAGTCCTGAAGCAATGGTGGGCACCATCGACGCGTTCGATCTTAAAAACAATTATTGATAATTTGACAAAGAAATAA
- a CDS encoding SDR family oxidoreductase: MAVQGALQQDALKGKTIVVTGGGTGLGKAMATYFSELGANLVISSRKLPILEEAAAEIKSKTGNAVLPVACDIRNPEEVENLRIQAEKAFGKVDVLLNNAAGNFISPTERLSPNAFSTIIDIVLKGTVNCTLEFGKNWIEKKQQANVLNIITTYAFTGSGYVVPSAVAKGGVLTLTRSLAVEWGKYGIRHNAIAPGPFPTKGAWDRLLPGDLAAKFDFKNRVPLKRVGDHQELANLAAFLVSDYAAYINGEVITIDGGEWLQGAGQLSGLEAVEPEMWDAIEQTIRKNNK, from the coding sequence ATGGCAGTACAAGGAGCTTTACAACAAGATGCCTTAAAAGGGAAAACCATCGTCGTTACGGGTGGTGGAACAGGATTAGGCAAAGCAATGGCAACCTATTTCTCCGAACTTGGCGCTAATTTAGTCATCAGCAGCAGAAAACTCCCGATATTGGAAGAAGCAGCGGCGGAGATCAAAAGCAAAACGGGTAATGCTGTCCTGCCGGTCGCATGCGATATTCGCAATCCGGAGGAAGTGGAAAACCTACGTATTCAAGCGGAAAAAGCATTCGGCAAAGTCGATGTTCTATTAAACAACGCAGCGGGTAACTTTATATCGCCGACCGAACGCCTGTCCCCGAATGCCTTTTCGACCATTATCGATATTGTATTAAAAGGAACAGTAAACTGTACCCTAGAATTCGGAAAAAACTGGATCGAAAAGAAACAACAGGCAAACGTACTCAACATCATTACCACCTATGCCTTTACAGGTTCGGGATATGTTGTGCCTTCCGCCGTAGCGAAAGGCGGAGTACTGACCCTTACGCGTTCCTTGGCGGTAGAATGGGGGAAATACGGAATACGACATAATGCAATCGCTCCAGGACCTTTCCCAACCAAAGGCGCTTGGGATAGATTATTGCCCGGAGACTTAGCAGCAAAATTTGATTTCAAAAACCGTGTACCATTAAAACGAGTAGGCGATCATCAGGAACTCGCTAATTTGGCAGCTTTTTTGGTGTCTGATTATGCGGCCTATATCAATGGCGAAGTCATCACGATTGATGGCGGCGAATGGTTACAAGGGGCAGGACAATTGAGCGGATTGGAAGCTGTAGAACCGGAAATGTGGGATGCAATTGAACAGACGATTAGAAAAAACAACAAGTAA
- a CDS encoding TonB-dependent receptor plug domain-containing protein, which produces MKHTLYAIALVLLSLHTGSTLAQDINLLQSRLKEYAAENPQEKIHVHTDRSLYSAGETIWYKTYTVIDIENRLSTLSNLIHVDLIDPKGTIIASRMHLNINGLSLGEIELTDTLVDGSYRLRAYTNWMRNDSSDYFFEKVLEIGNVRTDELFSKAGLVTIDGTPYYQIKVENADGSLLPKTSVRYEVFDKAESIDRGRATLNEEGNILIKVDNKNRGKGIMLSIRKPDRRTVKKYINSQSFFSENALQAFPEGGYYLANELNKIAFKATDPRGKGIPATITVFTNTNDTVGKLITNELGLAAGSFFLLDNSNYRAEVKFSDGTSKTIALPQPQKSGYAMVVGTNFNKIYTQVNLSDDKINNKDLYIVFQHLGQVYYIAKQTAKKKNINFIKEQKDLPTGVITISILDHNLQPILERAYFNQRTSEVPMLNLNLENKSYGIRNKVLSEIVVGAENDSMRVATLSASVVNLFKVGDELEDQTSILSSLLLQGDVKGYIERPAYYFNSDGTYKLEDLDMLLLTQGWRKINWAKLDSLNKKPEFQAEKGIRISGYVKRMGRKAPVPNAKVQLISTHNFMDYIDTTANEDGYFEIDDLIFPDSVKFILSARNQKDKKYVDISLIETPEPLVNTLKNQPLINNDINAVFKDELLATKAFYNELENKGLMDKTIQIEEVVVRATRPKASEHSSNLNGPGNADQVITAEELGPCPNLESCLGGRLLGVVFRNGQAYMTRGNTEPMQLIVDGMYMEADMLSMINPFDVETVEVLRNVNYTSIYGFNGANGLLIITTKRGGGLAGNSKPIGMIVAQPKGLSMIKEFYKPVYEPDSDSGFQRDLRTTIHWAPSLVTDENGKAQFDFYTSDEPGTYRITLEGIDLMGRIYRKQVDFEVK; this is translated from the coding sequence TTATCCTTACACACAGGATCTACCCTCGCACAAGACATCAATTTATTACAAAGCCGATTAAAGGAATATGCCGCCGAAAATCCACAGGAGAAGATTCATGTGCATACCGACCGCAGCTTGTACAGCGCCGGGGAAACCATTTGGTATAAGACCTATACGGTAATTGATATTGAAAACAGGCTTTCTACCCTCTCTAATCTTATCCATGTCGATCTAATCGACCCGAAAGGAACAATCATAGCCTCTAGAATGCACCTCAATATCAACGGGCTCAGCTTAGGAGAAATCGAATTAACAGACACCTTAGTCGATGGATCTTACCGTTTGAGAGCCTATACCAATTGGATGCGAAATGACAGCTCCGATTACTTCTTCGAGAAAGTCCTTGAAATTGGGAATGTTCGAACCGATGAGTTGTTTTCCAAAGCGGGTTTAGTCACAATAGATGGTACGCCGTATTATCAGATCAAAGTGGAAAACGCTGATGGAAGCCTACTTCCGAAAACGTCGGTTCGTTATGAGGTTTTTGATAAAGCAGAAAGCATAGATCGAGGGCGGGCAACACTGAACGAAGAAGGCAATATCCTGATCAAGGTCGACAACAAAAACCGAGGAAAAGGAATCATGCTGAGTATTCGAAAACCAGACCGGCGAACCGTAAAAAAATATATCAATAGCCAATCTTTCTTTTCTGAAAATGCCCTGCAAGCATTTCCTGAAGGAGGATACTACCTGGCTAACGAGCTTAATAAAATAGCTTTCAAAGCAACAGATCCTCGTGGAAAAGGGATTCCCGCCACAATAACCGTTTTTACAAATACCAATGACACCGTTGGGAAGTTGATTACCAATGAACTTGGATTGGCCGCGGGCAGCTTTTTCTTATTGGACAATAGCAATTATCGCGCAGAGGTCAAGTTCAGTGATGGCACTTCTAAAACGATAGCACTTCCACAGCCACAAAAAAGCGGATATGCAATGGTCGTAGGAACCAATTTTAACAAGATCTATACACAAGTTAACCTCTCCGACGACAAAATCAACAACAAAGATCTCTATATCGTTTTTCAACATCTTGGGCAGGTCTATTACATCGCTAAGCAAACCGCTAAGAAAAAGAACATCAACTTCATCAAAGAGCAAAAAGACCTGCCTACTGGCGTCATTACGATCAGTATATTAGATCATAATCTACAGCCTATTTTGGAAAGAGCATACTTTAACCAGCGTACGAGTGAAGTTCCGATGCTAAACCTAAACCTGGAAAACAAAAGTTACGGCATTAGAAATAAGGTACTCAGCGAAATTGTTGTAGGTGCAGAAAACGACAGTATGCGCGTTGCAACCCTTTCGGCGTCTGTTGTTAATTTATTCAAGGTTGGAGACGAATTGGAAGATCAGACCAGTATTCTGAGCAGCTTACTGTTGCAAGGCGATGTTAAAGGCTACATCGAACGCCCCGCCTATTATTTCAATAGCGACGGAACTTATAAACTCGAAGATTTGGATATGCTCCTATTGACCCAGGGTTGGCGCAAAATTAACTGGGCAAAATTAGACTCCTTAAATAAAAAACCCGAGTTCCAAGCCGAGAAAGGTATTCGCATATCCGGATATGTTAAACGCATGGGCAGGAAAGCGCCAGTACCCAATGCAAAGGTGCAGCTTATATCCACGCATAACTTTATGGATTATATCGATACGACCGCAAACGAAGACGGCTATTTCGAAATCGACGATCTTATCTTCCCCGATAGCGTGAAGTTTATCCTATCGGCAAGGAATCAAAAAGATAAAAAGTATGTGGATATTTCTTTGATTGAAACCCCGGAGCCCCTTGTCAATACCCTTAAAAACCAACCTTTGATCAATAACGATATCAATGCAGTCTTTAAGGACGAACTCTTAGCAACGAAGGCATTCTATAACGAATTGGAGAATAAAGGATTGATGGACAAAACCATTCAGATTGAAGAAGTCGTGGTACGTGCTACCCGGCCAAAGGCATCAGAGCATTCCAGTAATTTAAATGGCCCCGGAAATGCCGATCAGGTGATCACGGCGGAAGAATTAGGTCCCTGTCCAAATTTGGAAAGTTGCCTAGGTGGCCGTCTTTTAGGTGTCGTATTCCGAAACGGACAAGCTTATATGACAAGAGGCAATACCGAGCCGATGCAACTTATCGTCGATGGGATGTATATGGAGGCTGATATGCTTTCCATGATCAACCCTTTTGATGTGGAAACGGTTGAAGTACTTCGAAACGTAAATTACACCTCCATCTATGGCTTCAATGGTGCCAATGGTCTCCTTATTATAACCACGAAGCGTGGTGGAGGGCTCGCAGGAAACTCCAAACCTATCGGCATGATTGTCGCTCAACCGAAAGGGCTTTCCATGATCAAGGAATTTTACAAGCCGGTCTACGAGCCTGACTCCGATTCGGGGTTCCAAAGAGACTTAAGGACCACCATACATTGGGCTCCAAGCCTCGTTACTGATGAGAACGGTAAAGCACAATTTGACTTCTATACTTCCGACGAGCCGGGAACTTACCGTATAACGTTGGAAGGCATAGATTTAATGGGTAGGATATACAGAAAGCAAGTTGATTTTGAAGTGAAATGA